A segment of the Bufo bufo chromosome 5, aBufBuf1.1, whole genome shotgun sequence genome:
CAACCCTAATGCCCAGTACCCCAGATGGTGATGGTGTACAACACAGTAAAAGTGCCATATTTTGTATCCAAAAGTATAACTGTGATCTTATAAGTTCCCTACGCAGAAATAAAGCCAAATAATTTGCTCCTCTCTTTGTGCCTTCTAGAAAGTAAAAATGCTTACTGTGTGCCCCCTAGAGAGTAACAGTGCTTCTTATTCCCCCCTAGACAGTAATGATGCATCCTGAGTGCCCCTGAGTGCTCAATAAAAAGGTAACCATGTCCCTCAGTGTCCCCTTCAACATTTATGTTGCCTCAAGTGCCCCTTAAAATGTTTTGATGCCCCCCAATTGCTCCCTTAAAAAGATATAATGCCCCTAAGTGCACCACACTCATTTTCAGACTGTATGTTacagaaaaatgttttaaaactTTTACTCAACTCACCACATTTCCCTAATGAGCGATCTGACAGAGTCTGCGTATGACAATGTGGTGACATCATTACACCACCCATGCCGACACACTTACAACCTCTGCTTGGTCCCAGGGTGCTGTAGACCACAGGCCTCTGATCTGCTCTGTTATTAGTAAGCCTGTTTATACTGGTCTCCAGTCATGGGTCTAATGGTATATACTGTGCTCTGATACTGGTATTTCAGTTGTATATTCATTTTGTCCTTGGTAATGCAGGGTGATATTATATTCCTCTTTACTGGCAGTGATATAGATTGTGTCCTGTCACTGGCAATCTAGTGGTATTTATCCTATTCCTTGTATTACCAGTGGTGTATGCCTTTCTATCATTGGTAGCCTAATGGTTAATATATTCCCTGACACTTGTATTCCTGTATACACTACCCCCCTTCATTAACAGTCCAGTTGTATATTTACTATTCCCTGTTACTTCTTCTCGATTGCTGTATACTATCCCATCATTAGAAGTCCAGTCCTATATACTACCACAGCTAGTACAGTGGTATGTAATAACAGTAGTCCAGAAGGTGAGCAAATATTGGACCTTCCTTTCAAGGGATGTGGGTCTGTAGTGGTGGCATGAACCTGCAATAGAAGAAAGCTCCGTTTTGACTTGAGCTCTGGGGCCCCCTCTCTATAAGGTACACCCTGTTTTCAGAGGTTTTATAAATATGACTTAACAATAATATTACCCATTTTCTTCCAAAttgtttaaaggagtattccaattAGAATATGTTATCCCTTATCCCCTGGAAAGAAAATAACTGGTAGATTGGTGGCAGTCTGCCCACTTAGACCAGGTCCGCAACCAGTCACAATGATGAGGGATCCACGCCCCCAATTTGAAAAGAGCACTGGTTTAGTCTGCGCACCACCACTCTGTTCATTCTGTAGCAGAATACAACATCACTATCTCTAACAATCACATAGATTTGGGGTGGAGTTGTAGTGCATATGCTCGACCAACACTCCATTCAAACAAGGGGACACAAGTCCTAGTAATAGCTGGATAAAAGATGAATTATCCCAAACAGAATGCCCTTTTAATGAATCACTTTTATTATACCCCGAAAATTTGAAGGAAATCTAACCCTGCCATTAGCACCTTCATCTTTTTCCTTCCAGAGCTTGGACTGATCACCCCTATGAAGTTCCCCGGTCTTTATTGGGTAACATTAGTTACAATACATTCCCTACAATAAAGAGGCTCGGACACATTGTTAGCTACCTCATGTATTGACTCATTTATTAACAGGCCAGTGGTTTTGAAATGGCCCTGATGATGGTGAACCCCCAACTCATCCTTCAACACTCAGGAAAGGAAAAACCCCCTAGTGGAGGAAACCTCCAGGGAaccatggctgaaggactgcccTTCCCCTGGGCAAGGGGGTAAAAACCATCATTTGAGATGGGGTAGCTATGGAAAGTCCGGGTAATTGTCACATCCAGTATTTGGAAATTCTGCTAGATGTTGAATCCAGAAAATCCGGTAAATGTCAAATCCGGTATTAGGAAAGTCCGGTAAAATGTCACATCCAGTATTGAggacagagaccaagcctggaatctgcctcttGATCCAGAAGATTCATGTCCAGCAATGTCATGATGGTTTCAGTTGTCTTGGCGCTCCACCCCTTGGATCTTATTGGGGGTTTTCAGGGTCCTGGGTCTTTTCTCTCAGGCCAATGGAGACACCTTCTCGGGACAACGTTAAAGACAAACGCTGagaaaaaagaataaagaccattaaTTATAAAACAGCTCTATATAATATATTACttctctgaaatgtttctggagcaCATTAGACCTTGATACGACATCTACTCACCTGGAAATCTGTATAGTTCAGTAGTTGGTGTATTATCAGGCCAAGGAATCCAGTCCACTCGGCCACCATGCCTGTCCTGGTGTAGATCTGCAGAAGACAGAATAGAGGATTAGTGCCTGGCGGTACTCACCAGGGACTCTATATGGAGTGAGATGGTAAGATGGAGGTGAGATAGGAGCTTTTATATTACTGTTACACGGGAAAGATGTAGATTATACAAGACGGTGAAAAGTTGCATGAACTCACCTCTTCACATCGGCCAGTACATGGAAGAAGCTGAAAGTAGCCGATGGTCATACACACAGAAACTGGAAGGACGAGTTAAGGACAAGTAACAGAATTAATTCTATTATTATAGTGTTTCCTATACTGTGATGTCTGATCTGTGCTACAATGGGGTCAAAGGAAGCGAATAATcttagttgccaacagtcccaaatttgccaaaatgtttccaaattttcagAGACAATCTCTCTGTAAATTTGGGTTGTCCTGGGCCGAAAAATGGGTGGGGCTTAGTTTAACTCCACCAATGAGTGAGCGTGACCTGACAATTTAAGGGGGTGGGTAGCTTGACCCAAATTTACTAACGGCAGTAATGATGGTAAGTACGTATGTGTAAGTGTATCCAGCACACAacatggcactgtaccagtcagcTATAAGAGGATACAGGTCAGCAGGCCCACAATGGGCACCAAGGTTGATGCCAATCTAATGTGGCATAGGCGGCGACTGCTGAAGGATTTCTTGTACAGGCATACAGCTTGACCTAGGTTGTAAACGGCACAAAAGAAAAATGCCGGTCCTGCGCCGATCCTGTGGACTGTAGGACTGATCCTCATCTAGAACAAAAGCAGAGGAATAAATGTCATCAATATGGACGTCATGAAGATCTGAGAATACAGAACAGCAGAGGCCGCAGGTGGTGTAAttatacaggggcagtaatacATAAGAATAGTCACCAGGGCGCGTCATTGTATTTATACACATCTCTTGACTTCAAgcgatgtcccctctgtattactaGTCCTGAGACCTCTGTATATAAACCTACCGAAACTATGGCGGTCACAATGGTCCCAATGCAGCCCATCCATGCAACGACATAGAGGATTCTCTGGCAGATGATATGTCGCCTCTCTGATTGTTCAGACCGGATGATCATGAACCGGTACATGATGGAAGCGTTGCCAGCTCCTGAAATAGACAATACATGGGATCAGCCGGGAACGTCCATAGACACTTGTGATAACCTCCAGGACTCAGTGATTATTATAATCTCCAGTGATGGCCGCCGCTCAGCAGTGAATAGTGATTAGGGAGATAACGTCATCACTGAGCCCTGGAGCCGCTGATCTCCTCATGATGTTGTCTCTCTAAATCCACTTACCAAAAAGGGCAGATATTAAGAAGACCACTGTAAAGACCACCGATTCGGGGAATATTCGTCCCGTGTCACTGAGAAAGAAAGCAAAATATTGGGTGTTATTAGGACACAAACGGCAGCAGGATTGCGTCATGTCTTCTAATAGCAGAGGAGACTTTATTTCCTTCCATTGTAATCATCCTCCATAATATGATCTAATGTCCAGACACAAATAGAAGACAAACAACAATGGGGAAGATATTATGGAgccgttgctcatagcaaccagtgaGATTGCAACTCTAAAAAATTATTAAGAAAGAGACAT
Coding sequences within it:
- the LOC121002569 gene encoding DNA damage-regulated autophagy modulator protein 1-like gives rise to the protein MTQSCCRLCPNNTQYFAFFLSDTGRIFPESVVFTVVFLISALFGAGNASIMYRFMIIRSEQSERRHIICQRILYVVAWMGCIGTIVTAIVSMRISPTVHRIGAGPAFFFCAVYNLGQAVCLYKKSFSSRRLCHIRLASTLVPIVGLLTFSVCMTIGYFQLLPCTGRCEEVSSCNFSPSCIIYIFPV